A stretch of the Vigna radiata var. radiata cultivar VC1973A chromosome 7, Vradiata_ver6, whole genome shotgun sequence genome encodes the following:
- the LOC106766842 gene encoding general transcription factor IIE subunit 2, with the protein MALQDRLDKFKKQQEKCQATLSSIAASQKSASHGSANGKNAPPAVKFSNDTERLQHINSIRKAPVGAQMKRVIDLLLETRQALTPEQINQACYVDIKANKDVFENLRKNPKVNYDGQRFSYKSKYGLKDKTELLQLIRKYPEGLAVIDLKDAYPTVMEDLQALKAAGQIWLLSNFDSQEDIAYPNDPKLPIKVDDDLKQLFRSIELPRDMIDIEKDLQKNGMKPATNTAKRRSAAQIQGISSKPKPKKKKSEINKRTKLTNAHLPELFQNLNNS; encoded by the exons ATGGCTTTGCAGGACAGGTTAGACAAGTTCAAGAAGCAGCAAGAGAAGTGCCAAGCGACGCTGTCAAGCATTGCAGCAAGCCAAAAATCTGCCTCACATGGCTCGGCCAATGGAAAAAACGCGCCCCCTGCAGTGAAGTTTTCGAACGACACGGAGAGGCTTCAGCATATTAACAGCATACGTAAAGCCCCGGTGGGTGCTCAGATGAAGCGTGTTATTGATCTCCTTCTAGAG ACAAGACAAGCTTTAACACCGGAGCAGATAAACCAGGCATGTTATGTTGACATAAAGGCTAACAAAGATGTCTTTGAGAATCTTAGGAAAAACCCGAAAGTGAATTATGATGGCCAACGATTCTCTTACAAG TCAAAGTACGGTCTTAAGGACAAAACAGAACTTCTTCAACTGATACGTAAGTATCCTGAAGGCCTTGCTGTTATTGACTTAAAGGATGCTTACCCCACTGTGATGGAAGACTTGCAG GCTTTGAAAGCTGCGGGGCAGATTTGGCTGCTGTCCAACTTTGATTCACAGGAAGACATTGCCTACCCTAACGACCCCAAATTGCCGATTAAGGTGGATGATGATCTAAAACAGCTTTTCCGGAGTATTGAATTGCCTCGTGATATGATTGATATAGAGAAGGATCTTCAAAAGAATGGAATGAAGCCCGCCACCAACACTGCAAAGAGGAGGAGTGCAGCACAAATTCAAGGCATTTCTTCCAAGCCCAAGcctaagaagaagaagagtgaaATCAACAAGAGAACGAAGCTGACCAATGCTCATCTTCCAGAGCTTTTTCAAAACCTGAACAATTCCTGA
- the LOC106769407 gene encoding uncharacterized protein LOC106769407 translates to MGLAMQCSSYCSCISISVPHRFPQAPLSFHAARKNQRITVLCGSDRRSSNLGSERKRKIVEHVCLLKAKQDLSEEEENDMLDYLYTTQYQMAGVVAISLGRVSAPNPERYTHALFMRFQKKQNLEKFYENPFYLKVLKDHVLTYCHGLVNVDFESEVDDEMLSIFRKGEEFNHGVEFLLLISFNESALSNRAEDALASLASMMSESPSLIVQFTQGLNFSPSSKEYTHGVVIRFRSVEAFEIFINSKEYKNVWHSKFQPIAHKSLSLHFSVDPVGTEIM, encoded by the exons ATGGGTTTGGCGATGCAATGCTCAAGCTATTGCTCTTGTATTTCTATTTCTGTCCCTCATCGGTTCCCCCAAGCCCCTCTATCTTTTCACG CTGCGCGAAAGAATCAGAGGATAACGGTTCTTTGTGGGTCGGACCGCCGAAGCTCCAACCTAGGTTCTGAGAGGAAAAG AAAAATCGTGGAACACGTTTGTCTGCTCAAAGCAAAGCAAGATTTATCAGAAGAGGAAGAGAACGACATGCTCGATTACTTGTACACTACGCAGTACCAGATGGCTGGTGTTGTTGCAATTTCATTAG GGCGCGTTTCTGCTCCAAATCCAGAGCGTTACACGCATGCGCTGTTTATGCGGTTTCAGAAGAAGCAAAATCTTGAAAAGTTTTATGAGAATCCCTTTTACTTGAAGGTTCTCAAGGACCATGTACTGACTTACTGCCAT GGATTGGTCAATGTGGATTTTGAATCGGAAGTGGATGATGAGATGCTTTCTATATTTCGCAAAGGAGAG GAGTTCAACCATGGAGTGGAGTTTCTGCTTCTGATATCATTTAATGAGTCTGCACTGAGTAACCGGGCAGAGGACGCATTGGCCTCTCTGGCATCGATGATGTCGGAATCTCCTTCCTTGATAGTCCAATTCACTCAAG GTTTGAATTTTAGTCCAAGCTCTAAGGAGTATACTCACGGGGTTGTCATACGATTTCGATCAG TTGAGGCATTTGAGATATTTATAAACAGCAAAGAGTACAAAAAT GTATGGCATTCTAAGTTCCAGCCTATTGCTCACAAATCTTTgtctcttcatttttctgttgaTCCTGTGGGAACTGAAATTATGTAG